In Fundulus heteroclitus isolate FHET01 unplaced genomic scaffold, MU-UCD_Fhet_4.1 scaffold_123, whole genome shotgun sequence, a genomic segment contains:
- the LOC118558343 gene encoding uncharacterized protein LOC118558343: MNNYAVERTTASTSSQHGSPDSDKFFPGPYHPPFPSPTPESSSELDSDSESLLTSLQRRIDDWANAPGGVHVRPEYFVLRDENSTLPTTLPARLPAMPSLSETQEEDSQVLNLPPSPDCSQSEYSQLQDSELPSGQREPDFPDPSQPEDTQLPSSQAETLTGADEYDGWVRFGFIKAVKTVVHHLLYNAIEKYMHDKWNGCSTGRPSLSDPERWEHLEDGFFESNYYRVMPVLCNARFIDAVQQFLAARNIHQDNGTVSAVAQAYLYELTLVKQVYDPINKVFDQVIQESSEFRDQLLAASQYWRGC, translated from the coding sequence atgaacaactaCGCGGTTGAAAGAACTACAGCTTCAACATCATCGCAGCATGGCTCCCCGGACAGCGATAAATTCTTTCCGGGACCGTACCACCCTCCTTTCCCCTCGCCAACCCCTGAATCCTCTTCCGAACTCGACAGCGACAGCGAGAGTCTCCTCACATCGCTGCAGAGGCGTATCGACGACTGGGCTAATGCCCCCGGAGGCGTGCATGTACGACCCGAGTACTTTGTTTTACGGGATGAGAATTCCACGCTTCCAACCACACTTCCAGCCAGGCTTCCAGCCATGccgtctctgtcagagacccaggaggaagaTTCACAAGTGCTGAATCTTCCACCCTCCCCGGACTGTTCTCAGTCTGAGTACTCACAGCTCCAGGACTCAGAACTTCCCTCCGGCCAAAGAGAACCAGACTTCCCGGACCCTTCTCAACCCGAGGATACGCAGCTTCCATCCAGCCAAGCAGAGACTCTCACCGGAGCGGATGAATACGACGGGTGGGTTCGCTTCGGCTTCATCAAAGCTGTGAAAACTGTGGTGCATCATCTTCTGTACAATGCCATTGAAAAGTACATGCATGATAAGTGGAACGGATGTAGCACGGGCCGTCCTAGTTTGAGTGACCCTGAACGTTGGGAGCATCTTGAGGATGGGTTCTTTGAAAGCAATTACTATCGTGTAATGCCTGTGCTTTGTAACGCACGTTTCATCGATGCCGTTCAACAGTTTCTAGCCGCTCGCAACATCCATCAAGACAACGGCACAGTCAGCGCAGTTGCACAAGCTTACTTGTACGAATTGACGCTGGTCAAGCAGGTGTATGATCCTATCAATAAGGTGTTTGACCAGGTGATTCAAGAAAGCTCTGAATTCAGAGATCAGCTTCTAGCCGCCTCGCAGTACTGGAGGGGATGCTGA
- the LOC118558351 gene encoding uncharacterized protein LOC118558351 isoform X1, which yields MKQIPWLIVLVGLGCWSTAASALLPPHNVSGEAWDHVPSHNVSGEAWDHVPSHNVSGEAWDHVPSHNVSGEAWDHVPSHNVSGEAWDHVPSHNVSGEAWDHVPSHNVSGEAWDHVPSHNVSGEAWDHVPSHNVSGEAWDHVPSHNVSGEAWDHVPSHNVSGEAWDHVPSHNVSGEAWDHVPSHNVSGEAWDHVPSHNVSGEAWDHVPSHNVSGEAWDHVPSHNVSGEAWDHVPSHNVSGEAWDHVPSHNVSGEAWDHVPSHNVSGEAWDHVPSHNVSGNASAETLEDEEENLIEEGDIIAREDRNAVNVVWSNAIVPYEINPNVGSRVAEIQEAFRMISAPTCIRFVEHTNELNYISIRDGKGCASPVGVSGGSQSIYFAQSCSVGNLVHELIHALGLYHEHTRDDRDQYITINWPSVVPDKKGNFKVKRGNTLNQPYDYESIMHYGPAYFSVDGSPTIVTNTPKDIGQRTHLSSLDIKKLKALYHC from the exons ATGAAGCAGATTCCTTGGTTGATAGTGCTGGTGGGGCTCGGCTGCTGGTCAACAG CAGCTTCAGCTCTCCTCCCTCCACACAACGTGAGCGGCGAGGCCTGGGACCACGTGCCGTCGCACAACGTGAGCGGCGAGGCCTGGGACCACGTGCCGTCTCACAACGTGAGCGGCGAGGCCTGGGACCACGTGCCGTCTCACAACGTGAGCGGCGAGGCCTGGGACCACGTGCCGTCTCACAACGTGAGCGGCGAGGCCTGGGACCACGTGCCGTCTCACAACGTGAGCGGCGAGGCCTGGGACCACGTGCCGTCTCACAACGTGAGCGGCGAGGCCTGGGACCACGTGCCGTCTCACAACGTGAGCGGCGAGGCCTGGGACCACGTGCCGTCGCACAACGTGAGCGGCGAGGCCTGGGACCACGTGCCGTCGCACAACGTGAGCGGCGAGGCCTGGGACCACGTGCCGTCGCACAACGTGAGCGGCGAGGCCTGGGACCACGTGCCGTCGCACAACGTGAGCGGCGAGGCCTGGGACCACGTGCCGTCGCACAACGTGAGCGGCGAGGCCTGGGACCACGTGCCGTCGCACAACGTGAGCGGCGAGGCCTGGGACCACGTGCCGTCGCACAACGTGAGCGGCGAGGCCTGGGACCACGTGCCGTCGCACAACGTGAGCGGCGAGGCCTGGGACCACGTGCCGTCGCACAACGTGAGCGGCGAGGCCTGGGACCACGTGCCGTCGCACAACGTGAGCGGCGAGGCCTGGGACCACGTGCCGTCGCACAACGTGAGCGGCGAGGCCTGGGACCACGTGCCGTCGCACAACGTGAGCGGCAATGCAAGCGCAGAGACTTTGGAAG ATGAGGAGGAGAACCTGATTGAGGAAGGAGACATCATTGCGAGG GAAGACCGGAATGCTGTTAACGTGGTGTGGTCCAATGCGATTGTCCCTTATGAAATCAATCCAAATGTTG GTTCTCGAGTGGCTGAAATCCAGGAAGCCTTCAGGATGATCTCGGCACCTACTTGTATTCGCTTTGTTGAACACACAAATGAGCTGAACTACATCAGTATTAGAGATGGCAAAGG CTGTGCATCCCCTGTGGGCGTGAGTGGGGGAAGCCAGTCGATCTACTTTGCACAGTCCTGCTCTGTGGGGAACCTGGTGCATGAGCTCATCCACGCCTTGGGGCTGTATCATGAGCACACGCGTGACGACAGAGACCAATACATCACGATCAACTGGCCAAGTGTTGTTCCAG ACAAGAAAGGAAACTTCAAGGTAAAACGTGGGAACACACTAAACCAGCCCTATGACTATGAATCCATCATGCACTATGGACC GGCTTACTTCAGTGTTGATGGAAGTCCAACTATTGTGACCAATACCCCCAAGGACATTGGACAGAGGACCCATCTGAGCAGTCTGGACATAAAGAAACTAAAAGCCCTCTACCACTGCTGA
- the LOC118558351 gene encoding uncharacterized protein LOC118558351 isoform X2 → MKQIPWLIVLVGLGCWSTASALLPPHNVSGEAWDHVPSHNVSGEAWDHVPSHNVSGEAWDHVPSHNVSGEAWDHVPSHNVSGEAWDHVPSHNVSGEAWDHVPSHNVSGEAWDHVPSHNVSGEAWDHVPSHNVSGEAWDHVPSHNVSGEAWDHVPSHNVSGEAWDHVPSHNVSGEAWDHVPSHNVSGEAWDHVPSHNVSGEAWDHVPSHNVSGEAWDHVPSHNVSGEAWDHVPSHNVSGEAWDHVPSHNVSGEAWDHVPSHNVSGEAWDHVPSHNVSGNASAETLEDEEENLIEEGDIIAREDRNAVNVVWSNAIVPYEINPNVGSRVAEIQEAFRMISAPTCIRFVEHTNELNYISIRDGKGCASPVGVSGGSQSIYFAQSCSVGNLVHELIHALGLYHEHTRDDRDQYITINWPSVVPDKKGNFKVKRGNTLNQPYDYESIMHYGPAYFSVDGSPTIVTNTPKDIGQRTHLSSLDIKKLKALYHC, encoded by the exons ATGAAGCAGATTCCTTGGTTGATAGTGCTGGTGGGGCTCGGCTGCTGGTCAACAG CTTCAGCTCTCCTCCCTCCACACAACGTGAGCGGCGAGGCCTGGGACCACGTGCCGTCGCACAACGTGAGCGGCGAGGCCTGGGACCACGTGCCGTCTCACAACGTGAGCGGCGAGGCCTGGGACCACGTGCCGTCTCACAACGTGAGCGGCGAGGCCTGGGACCACGTGCCGTCTCACAACGTGAGCGGCGAGGCCTGGGACCACGTGCCGTCTCACAACGTGAGCGGCGAGGCCTGGGACCACGTGCCGTCTCACAACGTGAGCGGCGAGGCCTGGGACCACGTGCCGTCTCACAACGTGAGCGGCGAGGCCTGGGACCACGTGCCGTCGCACAACGTGAGCGGCGAGGCCTGGGACCACGTGCCGTCGCACAACGTGAGCGGCGAGGCCTGGGACCACGTGCCGTCGCACAACGTGAGCGGCGAGGCCTGGGACCACGTGCCGTCGCACAACGTGAGCGGCGAGGCCTGGGACCACGTGCCGTCGCACAACGTGAGCGGCGAGGCCTGGGACCACGTGCCGTCGCACAACGTGAGCGGCGAGGCCTGGGACCACGTGCCGTCGCACAACGTGAGCGGCGAGGCCTGGGACCACGTGCCGTCGCACAACGTGAGCGGCGAGGCCTGGGACCACGTGCCGTCGCACAACGTGAGCGGCGAGGCCTGGGACCACGTGCCGTCGCACAACGTGAGCGGCGAGGCCTGGGACCACGTGCCGTCGCACAACGTGAGCGGCGAGGCCTGGGACCACGTGCCGTCGCACAACGTGAGCGGCAATGCAAGCGCAGAGACTTTGGAAG ATGAGGAGGAGAACCTGATTGAGGAAGGAGACATCATTGCGAGG GAAGACCGGAATGCTGTTAACGTGGTGTGGTCCAATGCGATTGTCCCTTATGAAATCAATCCAAATGTTG GTTCTCGAGTGGCTGAAATCCAGGAAGCCTTCAGGATGATCTCGGCACCTACTTGTATTCGCTTTGTTGAACACACAAATGAGCTGAACTACATCAGTATTAGAGATGGCAAAGG CTGTGCATCCCCTGTGGGCGTGAGTGGGGGAAGCCAGTCGATCTACTTTGCACAGTCCTGCTCTGTGGGGAACCTGGTGCATGAGCTCATCCACGCCTTGGGGCTGTATCATGAGCACACGCGTGACGACAGAGACCAATACATCACGATCAACTGGCCAAGTGTTGTTCCAG ACAAGAAAGGAAACTTCAAGGTAAAACGTGGGAACACACTAAACCAGCCCTATGACTATGAATCCATCATGCACTATGGACC GGCTTACTTCAGTGTTGATGGAAGTCCAACTATTGTGACCAATACCCCCAAGGACATTGGACAGAGGACCCATCTGAGCAGTCTGGACATAAAGAAACTAAAAGCCCTCTACCACTGCTGA